Proteins from a genomic interval of Parvivirga hydrogeniphila:
- a CDS encoding alkaline phosphatase family protein, with the protein MTRAGDSSLPIVLVVLDGLGDRPHAELDGRTPAEAANTPNLDALARLGRCGSLHPLRPGLAPSSHQAHFALFGYAPEDFPGRGLLEAIGEGLPPDAGEVVLRANLARVSERNGVLWIDERPDPRHGAADLDGVSLDARIDGVAVRFVYTGGLQGLLYLRPLDGRPISHFVSDADPLRANVPVLKVMPLEEAPDPDAAARTAAVLNAWMRFARRILAGRDLDFMLVKWAGSQPSITPFSRRFGLKGVSLGAGVLYAGLAAAVGLDHVEIPMRADPHEDVAERVEATLGLLAEGYDFVHLHTKHPDHAGHTKDPRHKAEVIAACDRALAPLVHVAERFEAVVVVCADHQTPSAGPLYHGGGAVPLVIAGGVIGADEVAAFGEEPCAHGSLGWVVGTDVMPIALDAADRSAFLADRVTPHLALGRPRAEDLVPLEPADEG; encoded by the coding sequence ATGACGCGGGCGGGCGACTCCTCGCTTCCGATCGTCCTTGTGGTGCTCGACGGCCTCGGCGACAGGCCGCACGCCGAGCTCGACGGCCGCACGCCCGCAGAGGCCGCCAACACTCCGAACCTCGATGCGCTCGCCAGGCTCGGGCGGTGCGGGTCGCTCCATCCGCTGCGGCCGGGTCTCGCTCCCAGCTCCCATCAGGCCCACTTCGCGCTGTTCGGGTACGCGCCCGAGGACTTCCCGGGACGAGGGCTTCTGGAAGCCATCGGCGAAGGGCTCCCGCCGGACGCCGGCGAGGTCGTGCTGCGCGCGAACCTCGCGCGCGTGAGCGAGCGGAACGGCGTGCTGTGGATCGACGAGCGGCCCGACCCGCGCCACGGTGCGGCCGACCTCGACGGCGTTTCGCTGGATGCTCGGATCGACGGCGTGGCCGTGCGGTTCGTCTACACCGGCGGGCTGCAGGGCCTGCTCTACCTCCGTCCGCTCGACGGCCGCCCGATCTCGCACTTCGTGAGCGACGCGGACCCGCTGCGCGCGAACGTCCCGGTCCTCAAGGTCATGCCGCTCGAAGAGGCGCCCGACCCGGACGCTGCCGCCCGCACTGCCGCCGTCCTCAACGCGTGGATGCGCTTCGCACGGCGGATCCTCGCTGGGCGGGACCTCGACTTCATGCTCGTCAAGTGGGCCGGCTCGCAGCCGTCCATCACGCCGTTTTCGCGCCGCTTCGGCCTGAAAGGCGTCTCGCTCGGGGCCGGCGTGCTGTACGCGGGGCTCGCTGCCGCGGTCGGGCTCGACCACGTGGAGATCCCGATGCGCGCCGATCCGCACGAGGACGTGGCCGAGCGCGTCGAGGCGACGCTCGGGCTCCTGGCCGAGGGGTACGACTTCGTGCACCTGCACACCAAACACCCCGACCACGCCGGACACACCAAAGACCCGCGCCACAAGGCGGAGGTGATCGCAGCCTGCGACCGCGCGCTCGCCCCTCTGGTGCACGTGGCCGAGCGTTTTGAGGCCGTCGTCGTGGTCTGCGCCGACCATCAGACGCCGTCCGCAGGCCCGCTCTACCACGGCGGCGGCGCGGTGCCGCTCGTGATCGCCGGCGGCGTGATCGGCGCTGACGAGGTCGCGGCCTTCGGCGAGGAGCCGTGCGCCCACGGCTCGCTCGGCTGGGTCGTCGGCACCGACGTGATGCCGATCGCGCTGGACGCCGCCGACCGCTCGGCATTCCTCGCTGACCGCGTGACGCCCCATCTCGCGCTCGGAAGGCCGCGCGCGGAAGACCTCGTGCCGCTCGAGCCGGCCGACGAGGGCTAG